Below is a genomic region from Paraburkholderia sp. BL23I1N1.
TCGAAACGTTGTCCACCACCACCGCGAACGCCATTTGCCGGGACGGCACGTAGACCACCTTGAACAATTGCGTCGGTACGAAGACGCGCGTCGGTCCGATTGTCTGCAGTTGCTGGCCGTTGAAAATCGGTCCGGTAATCACATAGACATCGTTGTACGACACCGCGATCTTACGCACCGACGTTTCAATACGCGCCCACAGGCGCTGATTGTTCTCGCGGTTCTGCGGCACGACGTTGGCCAGCGAAAACGATTGTGCCATCGCTTCCTGATTCCAGCGATTGCCTGCCGGGCTCATATGCCCGCGATCGAAGCCGCTGCGCTTATAGTCCGCGAGCGTTGCGCCTTCGCCGTCGGGCAAACGCGCGTCTTCGAAGAATTTGTTGGTGCGCACCATGTCTTTGGCGGCTTCGATATGGTCGCGCGTCAGATGCTCGGCGGACCACAGCGGACCATGCGTGATACCCGAATGCAGCACAGCGAAATCGCTGTAGCAAAGCATGCGCGTTTTCGGCGCCATCTTCTGATTGGTCAGAACCGGCCATTGCGCATTCGGGGTGAACTGGGTGCAGGAAGGCGCCGCGCTCGCGTGAGCGGCAACGGCGAACAACAGACAGGCAAACCACTTCTTCATGTTTCAATCAGTTGAAGGATCGGGGGGCGCAAGTATAGCGTCGGAGGCCTGTATCGAGAGAGGTGGAATGCAGGAAATTACAGAGGAACGAAGCGGATTTTGCGCGGCGCCGGCGGCGATCAAAATGGTGCAAAGCGTATGAAGTGCATGGCGCACGGCAAAAGCGCCGCACCAAAAAAAACGGGCCGCTTTGCAGCGACCCTAATGCGTGGAATTCAAACTCTACGCGCGCAAACTTAAGATCGACTTAAGCGCGCGGTGCAGAGTATCGAATAGGTTGAAGATCGAACTCGCAAACCAATCCCCCGCACACGAACGGTGCGGTTTGAACGAGTAAAAATTTCGACCGGCGAAAAAGTGCCGGAACTTAATTGCCGAATACGCTGTGCTCGGCATGCACGTTCTGGCGGTCGACGGCCTGCAAGCGCCAGAAGCCGCTCGTCGCTGCGTGTGTGGGCAAGGCTGTCCAGGCCGCGGCGCCTTGCGCCGCGCTCACACGTTGCTTGCGATCAACATGCAATCCACGCAGCGTGCATAGCGGCGCATCCGCGCTTGGCGCACAGAGCGTTGTCACGCCGTCGTCGTCGTCGTGTAACTCGCCCCACGGGGGCAGATCGATCCCTTGATGCGCTTCTCTCGACCACCGGTGTTCTTCGGTGTCGAGCCATAGCACAGCGTAGTCATGGCTGACGGTGGGATCGGAACCGTTGATGAGGATGGTCAGGCGCATAGCAGTTCCGTACAAATTGCGAAGTATTGCTTTATCAGTCTATGCCGCAACGTGCGTTATGCAAGGCAAAAAGGGTCGACGATCGGGAACGAAAAAACATACGTCCAGCGCATCCGGTTGTACGATAGCCGCCTCAGTAAAACTTTCGCGGAGCCGCACCATGCTGCGTCGATTTTTCCAACTTTCGGTAATCGCGGGATGCCTGAGTGCGGTACCGGCACTCAGTGCCGCGGCGGATAGCGCGCCCTTCGCGGCGCCGGCGCCGATCGTCTATGTGGCCGACTTCGACCTCGACGTGGCCAACGTGACACCTGACAGCGGACCCGGGGAACGACTGCGCCGCCTGCGGGGTCTGCTGCCGAGCGGCCCCGGCCCGATGGGCAAGGACAAGAATCCGCAGGATCACGCCAAGGACATCGTGAACGAGATGGCGGACGCGCTTACGGCGGATCTGAAAAAAGGTGGCGTCGATGCACGCCGCCTTGCGTCCGGTCAGCCGTTGCCCGCAACGGGTTGGCAAGTGCGCGGCGTGTTTCTGAATGTCGACGACGGCAATCGTCTAAGACGCGCCATGGTCGGTCTCGGTGCGGGTCAGAACAATATTCAGGTCGTGGTGTCGTGCGACAGCCTGGGGTCGGCTGACTTGCCGCCGCTCTATCAGGCTGTGGAAGAGGCCGACAGCAAGAGTAAGCCGGGCGCGGTGATCAAACTCAATCCCTACGTGATCGCGGCCAAGTTCGTGATGGCGAGCGGCGATGAGAAAAAGACGATCAAGAAGACCGCGCAAGAGATCTCGGATGCGGTGATTGCGAAGCTGCACGGGGTGGCGCAGTGATTGACGCACTGCTTGCTCACCCCGCGAGCTAAGTAAGTGACGCAGGTAAGTGACGCAACTAAGCGACGCAGCTAAGCCTCTCAGGCCAGATTCAGCGTACCCGTCAAATCGCCAAGCGGCGCCAGGCCGTTCTGCGCAAAAGCCCGATCTCGTGCGGCAATTCCATCGAGCGGCGCCAGCCCATGCACGCGGCTAATCAGGCGAAGAATCGAATTGGTGTCGTACACCGTGTGATCGACATAGCCCTTCTTCGCCAGCGGCGAAATCACCAACGCGGGAACCCGCGATCCCGGCCCCCAGCGGTCGCCCTTTGGCGGCGCGACCGGATCCCACCAGCCGCCGTTCTCATCGACCGTGACGACCACGACCGTACTGGCCCACCGCGGGCCGCGCTGAAGATGCTCAATCACCGTCGCGATGTGACGATCCCCTGAAGCGACGTCCGCGTACCCCGCGTGCATGTTCAGGTCGCCTTGCGGTTTGTAGAACGTGACCGCCGGCAAACGCCCCGCGTCGATGTCGGCAAGCAGACGATTGGTGGACGCGTCGTCGCCGAGTCCCGCGTCGCGCAGATACTTGCGCCGCGCGGCCGTGCCCGGCGCGTAATTGGCAAAGTAGTTGAACGGCTGATGGTGGTACTGGAAGTCCGGCACCGCGCCCGTATCCTGATGCTCCAGCGCGTACTGCCACGCACCGCTGTACCACGCCCAGTCGACGCCCTTGTCCGTCAGACGGTCGCCGATCGTCGCGAAGTTCTGCGGCGGCATCACGCGCGGATTCGACGGGTCGGCGAGCGCGGGATTGCCACCTTCGGCCGGACGCACACTGCTCGGCTGGAACGGCGGCGCCATCGTGTTGACGGCGTAGCCGTCGGCGGTAAACGCACCGTCGTTGACGAATTTCGGCGGACCGTCGAGCGCGGATGCCGGCGAGTCCGGCGCCACCTTGAGCCGTGTGCCGGTCGGATCGTCTCCGTCGAGCACCGAGACCATTTTCTTCGCCGGACTGTTGTGGATGTCGGGATAGAACGGCGCCTGCGCCGCGATCAGAAAGATGTGGTTCAGCCACGACCCGCCGAAGGCCGCCATGAAGAAGTTGTCGCACAGCGTGTATTGCTGCGCGAGATTCCACAGACGCAGCGTGTCGGCGGAATTACGGTAATGCCCCATCACCAGGCCGCCGGAGTCGCCCCATGCGGCAAACTGATTGTTGCGCCCGGCGTTGATCTGCATCTGATTCTGATAGAAGCGGTGTATCAGATCGCGGGTGATCACGCCGTTCGGCAATGGTGCGCCTTGCGCGTCGGTGATATGGAACGGGCCGTTGCGCAGGTTGCCGATATCCTTCTGACCGATCATGTAGCGCTTGCCGTCCACCTCCTGGGCTTGCGGCACGAGGCCGCCCCAGATTGCCGGCAGGCGCGGCAGCGGCGTCTTGCCGTCGCGGTCGAGTTGCAGATAGCGCTCGGCGCTCACCGCATCCAGTGGATGCTGGACGCCGGGAAAGTTGCCGTACAGGTTCGCGAAGCTGCGGTTCTCGGCGTAGATCACCACGATCTGTTTGACCTGGTCGCGTAGCGCGGCGTCGAGCCGCAAGTCGGCGGCGCTGCGCGGCGCCATCTCGCTCGCGGCACCTTGCTCGGTCTTGCAACCGGTCAGCGCGAGTCCGAGGCCGACCGCGGCGATCCCGGTCAGGACACGGCGGCGTTCGGGGTCGTCGGGGGTGTCGTCGGGGTTTGGCGGCAGGGTGGAGTCGTTGTCTGTCATCGGTAGGTTTCGAGGTTAGCGTGACGGGCGCATGACAATCAGACAGCTGCCGCTCGGGGCGGCGTGCGCGCGGCACCGGGTTCAGAATCGAAGGGGCCGGAAGGTTCCGGCACAGCTAAGGTAATCGTCGCTTCACGCGCCAACTGCTGTGCGTCGAATCGATGGCGAATAGAAGCCAATGTCTGGCGTCCACAGGATGACGCCGCTGCGTAGCGTAACCGTCAACGGTCAACTCGAGTTCATCGAAAGTCCGCCGATGGCAGGTGGCGTGCGCCCCGGAGCCGTCCGCGAATTCGACTATCGCTGCGGCCGCGCCGGCCGGTTCGGGCAGATGCGCGATTTGCACGGCGCAGCCCGGATAAAGATGTGAATCGGCAACCTGGATCTGGACGGAATCGGACATGAGCGTGGCCTCCGGACGCCTGGCGGGAGCCAACGGGCGGCAATGAGACCTCGCGCGATGGACCGCACCAAAGAATAGCACCGGGATAGCACCGCGCGAAACGATCGCGGTGGCGATAAATGACCTGCGGATGCTTCGCGCTATGATGTTGATCTGTATCCGATGAACAGCAGAGACAACGGCAAAGACGGCAGCCAAGATGGCAAAAGAAGAGCAGACAGGAGCGGGACGCAAGCACGCGAGGCCACGCGGCGCGACGGTCGCGACTTCGCAGAACGATACGGCGTTGTCCCACGCGGAAAGCGCCGAATCCCCCGATTCCACCGACGAAGATAACGCCGGCGGATCGACTTATCTCGTGCCGGGGCTGGAGCGCGGCCTGCGCATCCTCGCCGAATTCAGCGCGCGCGAGCCGATTCTGGGCGCGCCCGAATTGTCGAAGCGTATTGGCATTCCGCGCACGACCACATTTCGTCTGCTGCAAACGCTCGAAGCTTTAGGCTTTCTAGAGCGCGTGAACGGTGACCGCTATTTCCGCCTGAGCGTCGCGGTGCTGCGACTCGGTTTCGAATACTTGAGTTCGCTCGAACTGACCGACGTCGGCACGCCGATTCTCGAACGTTTGCGCGACGCGACCGGCCTCAGCACGCATCTGCTGATCCGCGACCAGCGCGACGTGGTGTTCGTCGCCAAGGCGCAAACCCATGAGCCGATGTTCAGTTCGGTGAAGGTGCATGTCGGCACGCGTCTGCCCGCGCACGCCACGGTGCACGGCCAGGTGCTGATGGGCGATTTGAGTTTCGAAGCATTGCGCCAGTTGTACCCCGAGCCGCAACTCGAACGTTTCACCGAACGCACGCCGGCGACCGTCGAAGAGCTGTATGGAAGAGTGCGCGAAAGCGCGGCGCTCGGTTATGCGGTGAGCGAAGCGTCTTTTGAACGGGGGATTTCGGTTGTGAGCGCGCCGGTGCGCGATCAAAGCGGCAAGATCACGGCCGCGTTGACCGTCACCATTCCGCGATCCGATATCGGCGAAGCGGAAGAGCGCGAGCCGCTCGTGATCGCGGTTTGCCAGGCGGCGCTCGAATTGTCCGAACGCCTCAGCTATCGTCCGCGGCCGGATGATCCGACCGCGGCTCAAGCGCGTCGCAGACCGGTGACGGCGAACTGATCAGAACGAGTGGTGAATACCCGTCAGGACAATCGTCTGATTCCGGCCACTCGATACACCTGCTGTAAAAAACGCGGCGTCCGTATTCGAGCCCGCGCGCTCATACAGCGCATTCACGTATAACTGCGTCGACTTCGACAGCGCGTAGATATCGCCGATCTCGAACTGCGTCCAGCGATGGCCGGCCATGGTCGTGGTCGCGGCACCGCCCGAGACGCTGTTGAACGGCGTGAACTGATAATTCGCGCCCACGTCGTAGCTCTGATACGTGTCCGAATGGCCGGACGATTCCAGTTTCACGCGCGTGTACAAACCATGCACCAGCAGCTTGCCGAACTGGTATGACGCGCCCGCGCCCATGTTCTCGACCTTGGCCGCGGTGTAGGTCGCGGCCGCGACACCCTGGAAGGTGGTGATACCCGTCGTCACGATCGACGGCGTACGGTCGTGCTCATTTGCATAAGTCGCGCCGGCCTTGAACGGACCGTTCGCATAGCTAAGCGCAAAGCTCAGTGTCTTGCCGGTGGAGAAGTTGGTCGTGTTGCCGAGACCCATCATCGCGCCGACCGAGAAACCGTAGAAACTCGCCGAACGGAACTTCACCGAATTGTCGAACGGGACCACGCCCGTGTCAGCGAGTTCGTCGATGTTGCCCGGGTGGAACGCGTACCAGCTCGCGGCCTGATAAGCGGTGCTAAGCGGACCCAGCACGTCGAAGCTGAACGGCGTCTGATGGCCGAGCGTCACGGTGCCGAACTGGTCCGAACTCAAACCCACGAACGCCTGGCGATTGAACAGTGTGCCGGCCTTGGCGAATGCGCCCGTGTTCGTATAGAAGCCGTTTTCCAACTGGAAAACTGTCTTCAGACCGCCGCCCAAATCCTCGACGCCTTTCAGGCCCCAGCGGTCCGGCTGCATGTTGCCTTGTTCCTCGATCCACTTCGCATGGCCGCCTGCATTGCTGATGTACGCGATACCGGCATCCAGGCTGCCGTATAGCGTCACGCTGCTCTGCGCCCATGCGCCAGTCGTTGCGCAAATTGCCGTCAAGCCGGCCGCCGCAATGATGTGCTTCACCGTTGGTTCTCCTGATCACACGACGGATAGCTCGCGCCCTTGTCGTCGTCCCTGATCCTTGCTTTGGGTTGAAAGCAGCTTCGGGTTTATGCGCCAAAACTGCATCGCTTTATGTTCCACCTATGGGCGTTTGTATCGCCTATGGAAAAGTATAGTGAGTCTTGGCGTAGTCAAAATAAATTTTCGGACCCCGTACAAACCCGCATGCGCGCTTTGGCATTTGTCTGAAAATTATAGGGAAACTCAAGCCCAGAAAGGCTTCTGAGCACATTTGGCCATTCATGTCAGTCCACACAAAGCTGTGTGATGAACGCGACAGTCGGTGTTTTCCCCTACCAGCCCAGATTTTTATTTTCTCGAATCAAAGCCACTCCTATAATTATCCATACACGAACTGATGTTCCTTGTATGGAACATAAGGCTTCAGGAGAAGGCGAGAAATGACTGAACAATGGCGCTGCGCCGGCCATGCCGGCGACCTGTCCGAAGACGCGCCGCTCGAGTTCAAACTCGACGGCACCGAAATCGGCATCTACAAGGTGGGCGATGCGCTGTACGCGCTGGAAAACGTCTGCCCTCATGCGTACGCGTTGCTGACGCAGGGCTTTGTCGACGGCGACACCGTTGAATGCCCGCTGCACGAAGCCGTGTTCCATATCCCGACCGGCAAATGCCTGAAAGAGCCCGGCGGCCGCGACCTGAAGATGTACTCCGTACGTCTCGCCGGTGAAGAAATCCAGATCAAGGTGGAATGACATGCGAGAACAAATCGTGAACTTCAATCCCTTCCTGAAGCCGTGGCTCGCGCCGCAGCCGAACAACGTCGCCGGCAAGGGCGTGATCGAAAAACCGGGCGAGACCGAAAACTTCATCTGGCAAACGCGTAAGGCGGTGCCGACCCAATACGAAAACGACTTCGGCGACGCGCTCGAGAAAGTTTTCGAAGCCGGCGCGAACGAGTTGCAGGAAGTCGTCGACGGGCTGAACCACGTGGGTTTCCGCACTCCGGAAGGCAATACGTGGGATGCCGACCGTCTCGCCGCCGAATTCCGCCTGCTCGCCGAATAAGCGCGCTTTCCCGAACACGTCTCATCGCTTTCGTATCCGGAGTCTCTTTATGACGTCCCCCAATACAACGATTCAAGGCGCGGCCGATCCGATCCAGTCCTATCTGGACCGCGGGCTGCGCAATTACTGGTATCCCGTCGCGCCGAGCTGGCAAGTCGGCGACGCGCCGGTCGGCATCACACGTCTCGGCGACCAGATCGTGCTGTGGCGCGACAAGGAAGGCAAAGTCCGTGCGCTCGAAGACCGCTGCCCGCACCGCGGCGCGCGTCTGTCGCTCGGTTGGAACCTTGGTGGCAGTGTTGCCTGCTGGTATCACGGCATTGAAATCGACGGCGGCGGCACGGTCACGAAAGTCCCGGCCGTCTCGAACTGTCCGCTGGAAGGCCAGAAGTGCGTGAAGTCGTATCCGGTCGAAGAGCATGCCGGCGCGATCTTCCTCTGGTTCGGCGACGACGCCCACAAAGAACCTGCGCCCCTCGTGCTGCCGGAAGAACTGGTCGGCGAGGAGTACGCCAACTTCCTGTGCATGTCGAACTGGAAGTGCAATTACCAGTACGCGATCGACAACGTGATGGACCCGATGCACGGCGCGTATCTGCACGCCACCTCGCACTCGATGGCCGAAGGCGACAAGCAGGCCGACATGCGCGTGCGCAAGACCGAAACCGGTCTGATGTTCGAAAAGGTCGGCCAGCGCGACGTGAATTTCGACTGGGTCGAGCTTGGCGAAACCGGCACGCTGTGGATGCGCCTCGCGATTCCGTACAAGAAGAAATTCGGCCCGGGCGGCAACTTCGGGATCATCGGCTTTACTACGCCGGTCGACGAAAACAACTGCCAGGTTTACTTCTGGCGCACGCGCAAGGTGTCGGGCTGGCAGCGCGACGCATGGCGCTTCATGTATCGCAACCGTCTGGAAGGTCTGCATTGGGACGTGCTGGAGCAGGATCGCTATGTTCTCGAAAGCATGGCGCCGAATGCACGTCAGCACGAATTCCTCTATCAGCACGACGTCGGCATGACGCGTGTGCGCCGCATGTTCCGTCAGCGCGCGCAACAACATTTCGCCGAGCTGGACGCGTATCGCGTTCAAGCGGATCAAGCCACGCAAGCCGGCACGGCTCAAACCGAAGCAGGCCACAGCCATGCATAACGAAGCGGCACCGGCATTGTCAGCACTCAACGGCCGGCGCGTCTTGGTGACCGGCGGCGCGCGCGGTCTCGGCGCGGCGTTTGTTCGCTCGCTGGTGCAAGCCGGTGCGCAAGTGGTGTTTGGCGATGTGCTGCATGACGAAGGCTGTGCGCTTGCCGCATCGCTCGTCGAGCAGGGTCATGCGGTGACATATCTGCCGCTCGATCTCGCCGACCCCGCCAGCATCAAGCAATTTGCCGATCAGGCGGCGGCGCAGCTTGGCGGTGCGGACGCACTGATCAACAACGCGGCGATCACGAACTCCGGCGGGAAGTTCGCCGACGAATTGTCGGTCGACACGTGGGACGCGGTGATGAACGTCAACGTGCGCGGCACCTGGTTGATGAGCACCGCGGCGCTGCCGTATCTGCGCGACTCGGGCCGCGGCAGCATCGTCAACATCGCGTCGGACACGGCGATGTGGGGCGCGCCGAAGCTGCTCGCGTATGTCGCGAGCAAAGGCGCGGTGATCTCGATGACCCGCTCGCTGGCGCGCGAATTCGGCGCCCACGGCGTGACGGTCAACGCCATCGCCCCGGGCCTCACCGAAGTCGAAGCCACGGCTTACGTGCCCGCCGAGCGCCACCAGTATTACCTGCAAGGCCGCGCGCTCACGCGCGCACAAGTGCCCGACGACGTCACCGGGCCGGTGCTGTTCCTGTTGTCCGACGCCGCGCGCTTCGTGACCGGCCAGTTGCTGCCGGTCAACGGCGGCTTCGTGATGAATTGATCTTGTCGAATCGAAAGGAGAAAGAGATGGCGGACGCCGAACTGGAACGCAAATCGTGGGAACAACCCGCGGACGCGAACTTTGCACAATGGTTGGACAGCCGCGTCGCGCGTCTGGAAACGCGTCGTTATGACTGGGACGCGCTGAAGTTCCAGGCCGACTACGACCCGAAATACCGCCGCGCGCAAATGCGCTATGTCGGCACGGGCGGCACAGGCGTCGCGAAGGATGTGAACACGGTGCCCGCGGGCGGCTTCACGTTTTCGACGATGGTGATCCCGGCCGGCAATATCGGTCCGAGCCATATTCATATGGATGTCGAAGAAATCTTCTTCGTGCTGCGCGGCAAGATGAAAGTGATCTGCGAGAAAGACGGCGAAACGTGGGAAGCCGTGCTCGGCGAGCGCGATCTGATCTCGGTGCCGCCTGGCGTGTACCGCACGGAAGTGAACATCGGCGAAGAAGACGCATTGATGTGCGTGATGCTCGGTTCGCCGAAGCCGATTACGCCGACGTATCCGCCGGATTCGCCGTTGGCCAGGCTCAAGCGCTGAGCCTTCCGTTATCTACGCCGTTTTGAAAACACCCGCGAAGGAAATCATGTCCGCAGTCCCGTCCGCTACCGCCGATCAGAACGCTACGCTCGAAGCGCGCCTTGCGCGCTTTCCCGCGCAGCAGATCTGGCTCGCGTCACAACGCGCCGTGAGCTATCGCGAGGTGGATAGCGCCACAAGCGAAGCACTGCCTGTGGTGCTGCTGCACGGTATCGGTTCGGGCGCGGCTTCGTGGGTACAGCAGTTTGAAGTGCTGGGCGAAACGCGCCGCGTGCTGGCGTGGGATGCGCCGGGCTACGCAGCATCCACACCTGTGGAGGCCGAATCGCCCGTTGCGAGCGATTACGTCACTGTATTGAAGGCGTGGCTCGACGCGCTCGGCATCGAACGTTGCGTGCTGCTGGGGCATTCGCTTGGCGCGATCATCGCGGGTGCGTTTGCCGTAACGAATCCGCAGCGGGTGGCCGGCTTGCTCTTGTTGTCGCCCGCCGGCGGTTATGGCGCTTCGTCAGCGGAAGTGCGGGAAACGAAGCGCGACCAGCGTCTCGCGATGTTGCAAGAACTCGGTCCGCAAGGCCTCGCCGAAAAGCGCAGCACCAATATGTTGTCCGCGCACGCGAGCGACGAAGCGCGCGCATGGGTGCGCTGGAACATGTCACGCGTGATCCCGCACGGCTATGCGCAAGCGACGCATCTGCTCGCCAACGCTGATCTTGCCAGCGATCTCGCGCGCTACACAGGCCGCATCAACATCGCGGTCGGCGCCGACGACGCCATTACGCCCCCCGAAGCCTGCGAGCGACTCGCGCTGGCCGCCGGCACCCAACTGCAGGTCGTGCCACGCGCGGGGCATGCCGGTTATATCGAAGCACCCGCCGCGTACACCGCGATCATCGACACGTTCTGCCGCGCGAGCGACGGACAACGGAGCCTATGAATGACGCCCGACACGATTAGCGCCGAGCGCGGCGCGGACAACGACCGCAATGACGCAGACACCAGCAGCGAGATCAGCTATCGCGTGCCGGGTCTGGAACGCGGTCTGAAGATTCTGACGGAGTTCTCGCCACGCGAGCCGGTTCTCGGCGCACCGGAATTATCCAAGCGCCTGAAGATTCCCCGCACGACGGTGTTCCGTCTGCTGCAAACCCTCGAATCGCTCGGCTTTCTCGAGCGTGCCGACAAAGACCGTAACTATCGCCTCGGCGTCGCGGTGCTGCGGCTCGGTTTCGAATATCTGAGCTCGCTCGAATTGACCGATCTCGGCTTGCCGATCATCGAAGCGCTGCGTGACGACACCGGTCTCACCAGCCACATTGTGATTCGCGATGGACGCGACGTCGTGTTCGTCGCCAAAGCGCAAAGCCACGCGCCGATTTTCAGCTCGGTGAAGGTGAATGTCGGTACGCGTCTGCCGGCTTACGCGACGACGCACGGCCAGGTGCTGATGGGCGACATGACGCTCGACGAGCTGAAAAAGCTCTATCCCGAGCCGGAACTCGAACGCTTCACGAAACAGACGCCCGCCACCGTCGACGATCTGTACGAACGGATTCGCGACGACGCCAAGCGCGGTTTCGCGATCAGCGAGTCGTCATTCGAGCGCGGTATTTCGGTGGTGAGCGCGCCGGTTCGCAACGACACGGGCCGCATCGTCGCGGTGATCACGACGACGATTCCGCGCCACGAGATCGATGCCTCGCTGCTCGACAGCGGCCTGATCGACAAGGTCCGCCACGCGGCTGATGAACTTTCGCAGCGGCTCAACTATCGGCCGAAGGGTAGCCCGAATGCGGGCACGAAATACATGAAGGCACTGGGGCTCAAATGATTCAAATCGACTTGACCGGACAGGTAGCGGTGGTGACGGGTGGCTCGTCCGGCATCGGCCTCGCGACTGCCGAACTGTTTCTGCGGGCAGGTGCAACGGTCGCGATCTGCGGACGCGATGCCGAACGGCTTGCAAAAGCGGAAGCTGCATTGAAGACGCAGTTTCCTCAAGGGCAACTGTTGGCGCAAACCTGCGACGTGCTCGACGCCGACGAAGTGAACGCATTCGCGCAAGCGGTGCGGGCACGCTTCGGTCGCACCGACATGCTGGTGAACAACGCCGGCCAGGGCCGCGTATCGACCTTTGCCGACACCACCGACGACGCCTGGCGCGAAGAACTGGACCTGAAGTACTTCAGCGTGATCCGCCCGACCCGCGCCTTCCTGCCGATGCTGCGTGATGCAGCAAACGCAGCGGTGGTCTGCGTGAACTCGCTGCTCGCGCTGCAACCCGAGCCGCACATGGTGGCGACGTCGTCGGCGCGCGCCGGCGTGCTGAGCCT
It encodes:
- a CDS encoding aromatic ring-hydroxylating dioxygenase subunit alpha, yielding MTSPNTTIQGAADPIQSYLDRGLRNYWYPVAPSWQVGDAPVGITRLGDQIVLWRDKEGKVRALEDRCPHRGARLSLGWNLGGSVACWYHGIEIDGGGTVTKVPAVSNCPLEGQKCVKSYPVEEHAGAIFLWFGDDAHKEPAPLVLPEELVGEEYANFLCMSNWKCNYQYAIDNVMDPMHGAYLHATSHSMAEGDKQADMRVRKTETGLMFEKVGQRDVNFDWVELGETGTLWMRLAIPYKKKFGPGGNFGIIGFTTPVDENNCQVYFWRTRKVSGWQRDAWRFMYRNRLEGLHWDVLEQDRYVLESMAPNARQHEFLYQHDVGMTRVRRMFRQRAQQHFAELDAYRVQADQATQAGTAQTEAGHSHA
- a CDS encoding non-heme iron oxygenase ferredoxin subunit, whose product is MTEQWRCAGHAGDLSEDAPLEFKLDGTEIGIYKVGDALYALENVCPHAYALLTQGFVDGDTVECPLHEAVFHIPTGKCLKEPGGRDLKMYSVRLAGEEIQIKVE
- a CDS encoding IclR family transcriptional regulator; the encoded protein is MAKEEQTGAGRKHARPRGATVATSQNDTALSHAESAESPDSTDEDNAGGSTYLVPGLERGLRILAEFSAREPILGAPELSKRIGIPRTTTFRLLQTLEALGFLERVNGDRYFRLSVAVLRLGFEYLSSLELTDVGTPILERLRDATGLSTHLLIRDQRDVVFVAKAQTHEPMFSSVKVHVGTRLPAHATVHGQVLMGDLSFEALRQLYPEPQLERFTERTPATVEELYGRVRESAALGYAVSEASFERGISVVSAPVRDQSGKITAALTVTIPRSDIGEAEEREPLVIAVCQAALELSERLSYRPRPDDPTAAQARRRPVTAN
- a CDS encoding SDR family oxidoreductase, producing the protein MHNEAAPALSALNGRRVLVTGGARGLGAAFVRSLVQAGAQVVFGDVLHDEGCALAASLVEQGHAVTYLPLDLADPASIKQFADQAAAQLGGADALINNAAITNSGGKFADELSVDTWDAVMNVNVRGTWLMSTAALPYLRDSGRGSIVNIASDTAMWGAPKLLAYVASKGAVISMTRSLAREFGAHGVTVNAIAPGLTEVEATAYVPAERHQYYLQGRALTRAQVPDDVTGPVLFLLSDAARFVTGQLLPVNGGFVMN
- a CDS encoding DUF4410 domain-containing protein codes for the protein MLRRFFQLSVIAGCLSAVPALSAAADSAPFAAPAPIVYVADFDLDVANVTPDSGPGERLRRLRGLLPSGPGPMGKDKNPQDHAKDIVNEMADALTADLKKGGVDARRLASGQPLPATGWQVRGVFLNVDDGNRLRRAMVGLGAGQNNIQVVVSCDSLGSADLPPLYQAVEEADSKSKPGAVIKLNPYVIAAKFVMASGDEKKTIKKTAQEISDAVIAKLHGVAQ
- a CDS encoding DNA/RNA non-specific endonuclease, whose protein sequence is MKKWFACLLFAVAAHASAAPSCTQFTPNAQWPVLTNQKMAPKTRMLCYSDFAVLHSGITHGPLWSAEHLTRDHIEAAKDMVRTNKFFEDARLPDGEGATLADYKRSGFDRGHMSPAGNRWNQEAMAQSFSLANVVPQNRENNQRLWARIETSVRKIAVSYNDVYVITGPIFNGQQLQTIGPTRVFVPTQLFKVVYVPSRQMAFAVVVDNVSTNRYDLRTIHELEAASGIRFPGIPENLKDQRPGGLKGV
- a CDS encoding porin, with amino-acid sequence MKHIIAAAGLTAICATTGAWAQSSVTLYGSLDAGIAYISNAGGHAKWIEEQGNMQPDRWGLKGVEDLGGGLKTVFQLENGFYTNTGAFAKAGTLFNRQAFVGLSSDQFGTVTLGHQTPFSFDVLGPLSTAYQAASWYAFHPGNIDELADTGVVPFDNSVKFRSASFYGFSVGAMMGLGNTTNFSTGKTLSFALSYANGPFKAGATYANEHDRTPSIVTTGITTFQGVAAATYTAAKVENMGAGASYQFGKLLVHGLYTRVKLESSGHSDTYQSYDVGANYQFTPFNSVSGGAATTTMAGHRWTQFEIGDIYALSKSTQLYVNALYERAGSNTDAAFFTAGVSSGRNQTIVLTGIHHSF
- a CDS encoding cupin domain-containing protein is translated as MADAELERKSWEQPADANFAQWLDSRVARLETRRYDWDALKFQADYDPKYRRAQMRYVGTGGTGVAKDVNTVPAGGFTFSTMVIPAGNIGPSHIHMDVEEIFFVLRGKMKVICEKDGETWEAVLGERDLISVPPGVYRTEVNIGEEDALMCVMLGSPKPITPTYPPDSPLARLKR
- a CDS encoding acid phosphatase; the encoded protein is MTDNDSTLPPNPDDTPDDPERRRVLTGIAAVGLGLALTGCKTEQGAASEMAPRSAADLRLDAALRDQVKQIVVIYAENRSFANLYGNFPGVQHPLDAVSAERYLQLDRDGKTPLPRLPAIWGGLVPQAQEVDGKRYMIGQKDIGNLRNGPFHITDAQGAPLPNGVITRDLIHRFYQNQMQINAGRNNQFAAWGDSGGLVMGHYRNSADTLRLWNLAQQYTLCDNFFMAAFGGSWLNHIFLIAAQAPFYPDIHNSPAKKMVSVLDGDDPTGTRLKVAPDSPASALDGPPKFVNDGAFTADGYAVNTMAPPFQPSSVRPAEGGNPALADPSNPRVMPPQNFATIGDRLTDKGVDWAWYSGAWQYALEHQDTGAVPDFQYHHQPFNYFANYAPGTAARRKYLRDAGLGDDASTNRLLADIDAGRLPAVTFYKPQGDLNMHAGYADVASGDRHIATVIEHLQRGPRWASTVVVVTVDENGGWWDPVAPPKGDRWGPGSRVPALVISPLAKKGYVDHTVYDTNSILRLISRVHGLAPLDGIAARDRAFAQNGLAPLGDLTGTLNLA
- a CDS encoding recombinase-like helix-turn-helix domain-containing protein gives rise to the protein MREQIVNFNPFLKPWLAPQPNNVAGKGVIEKPGETENFIWQTRKAVPTQYENDFGDALEKVFEAGANELQEVVDGLNHVGFRTPEGNTWDADRLAAEFRLLAE
- a CDS encoding DUF3564 domain-containing protein, with translation MRLTILINGSDPTVSHDYAVLWLDTEEHRWSREAHQGIDLPPWGELHDDDDGVTTLCAPSADAPLCTLRGLHVDRKQRVSAAQGAAAWTALPTHAATSGFWRLQAVDRQNVHAEHSVFGN